In Ignavibacteriales bacterium, the following are encoded in one genomic region:
- a CDS encoding amidohydrolase, which produces MKKILISLIAVLLIIIIYFLMNKSPREIDELLINGNIYTSDSKNSIVDAVAIQGSMIVGVGKSERLSEVFSAREVIDLKGKTVLPGLVDGHAHILGEGGKLENIDLNGTISPEQIVTMVAERIKKSKEGDWILGRGWDQNSWQVKQFPTKEMLDKVSGDRPVFLRRVDGHACWANTKALQLAGIDASTKDTAGGKIVRDKNGNPTGILVDNAMEFVNKIIPSLTDEDIERRLLLAMNECASLGLTEVHDMGVDDKTIQIYKKLIDEGKCPIRIYAAIDYPSETWNQFLQTGPMIGHNDGMLTVRTVKLYMDGALGSRGAAFFDEYADDPGNRGLTMMSEKEMESVCSNALAKGFQVCTHAIGDRANSITLDVYEKVLPKNSDSLKQNRWRIEHVQVLAQNDIPRFKRLGVLPSMQPTHATSDMDWAEKRIGPERIHGAYAWRSILDTGTEIISGSDFPVESVNPFYGLYSAVTRQHQNGEPKGGWYPEQKMSRLEALKSFSSSPSYGAFQESMKGVIEAGKWADLTIIDRDMMKCKENEIYSTQVEMTMVGGKIVYKR; this is translated from the coding sequence ATGAAAAAAATACTCATATCACTCATTGCTGTATTATTAATCATCATCATATACTTTCTTATGAATAAATCGCCACGTGAAATAGATGAACTTCTAATCAATGGAAATATTTATACATCTGATTCAAAAAACTCAATCGTAGATGCAGTTGCCATTCAGGGTTCAATGATTGTTGGTGTCGGCAAATCTGAGAGGCTGAGTGAAGTGTTTTCTGCACGAGAGGTAATAGACTTGAAAGGTAAAACTGTTCTGCCCGGACTTGTTGACGGACATGCACACATTCTGGGTGAGGGGGGTAAATTAGAAAACATTGATTTAAATGGTACAATATCACCTGAGCAAATTGTAACGATGGTAGCGGAAAGAATTAAAAAATCTAAAGAAGGAGATTGGATATTAGGAAGAGGATGGGACCAAAATTCGTGGCAGGTTAAGCAATTCCCTACGAAGGAAATGTTAGACAAAGTATCAGGTGATCGTCCTGTATTTTTAAGGAGAGTGGATGGACACGCATGTTGGGCAAATACAAAGGCACTACAACTTGCGGGTATAGATGCTTCAACAAAGGACACTGCAGGTGGAAAAATTGTACGAGATAAGAACGGAAATCCAACCGGAATACTCGTTGATAATGCTATGGAGTTTGTGAATAAAATTATCCCCTCGCTAACCGATGAAGATATTGAACGGCGACTTTTACTCGCGATGAACGAATGCGCATCTTTAGGTTTAACTGAAGTCCACGATATGGGTGTTGATGACAAAACAATCCAAATCTACAAGAAGTTAATTGATGAAGGGAAATGTCCGATACGGATTTATGCCGCGATCGATTATCCAAGTGAAACATGGAACCAGTTCTTACAAACAGGACCGATGATCGGGCATAATGATGGAATGCTGACCGTACGAACAGTTAAACTTTATATGGATGGAGCGCTCGGATCAAGAGGTGCGGCTTTTTTTGACGAGTATGCGGATGATCCGGGAAATCGCGGATTGACTATGATGAGCGAAAAAGAAATGGAATCGGTTTGCAGCAACGCATTGGCAAAAGGATTTCAAGTCTGCACACATGCCATTGGTGATAGGGCTAACTCGATTACACTCGATGTTTACGAAAAAGTACTCCCCAAGAATTCAGATTCGTTAAAACAAAATCGTTGGCGAATTGAGCATGTCCAGGTTCTTGCTCAAAACGATATACCGAGGTTTAAACGATTGGGTGTTCTCCCGAGTATGCAGCCAACTCACGCTACATCCGATATGGATTGGGCTGAAAAAAGAATTGGACCCGAACGGATACATGGTGCTTACGCCTGGAGATCGATTCTTGACACTGGCACAGAGATTATAAGCGGCTCCGATTTCCCTGTTGAATCTGTTAATCCATTTTACGGTTTATATTCTGCCGTTACACGGCAGCATCAAAATGGTGAACCGAAAGGCGGCTGGTACCCCGAACAGAAAATGTCACGACTTGAAGCCCTTAAATCTTTTTCAAGTTCACCATCGTACGGAGCTTTTCAAGAAAGTATGAAAGGTGTAATTGAAGCAGGGAAGTGGGCAGATTTGACCATCATTGATCGCGATATGATGAAATGCAAAGAGAATGAAATTTATTCAACCCAAGTTGAAATGACGATGGTAGGCGGCAAGATAGTGTACAAACGATAG
- a CDS encoding TonB-dependent receptor — protein sequence MLKKLLFILVALLVPVLLFAQTGKISGKIVDRETKEPLVSANVSVDGTTLGAVSDIEGHFIILGVPPGAYVVKSSYVGYQTITISNVRVSTGLTTELNFDLPPEAVQVPQVVIIADRPLVKKDQTNTLRVTTADEINTLPIRGTANVAALQASVVKNEGSNLLYIRGGRSEEVSYLVDGVSVNNPLSGNASAAFNNINQNAIEELQIQTGGFNAEYGSAMSGVINLNTKQGSSKYTAAAEVITDHYQKTKVGNTSTFGQSIYTFALGGPVIPDDNMLTFYLTGERQYLTDNDPRAIGGFKANSTTKSWNWNGKLVFRPISTLDVKVGGMIYDRSGSNWDNLRRFRNADHQLRFDNSTISAFARLTHNIDPNTFYEVQFGYFNENIKQGDGVWFDDLLSYGSTAKNPALTSVGTNPGRVFSTIDALGAVNDQFLKSKSEIFTYKADINRQEGVHLLKAGFEYRAHKIRRYSGNPMGLAIPSTGADAGWDGYRNNNFQYYGYTFDGKSEYDGDASDVNDFFTNRKEGPKTPVYFAGYLQDKIELSDLVLNLGLRMDYFNANEQVVKDPYNPFGKRGTVGGGVFGADDLEDSKGFTAISPRFGFSFPVTDRANFHAQYGTFLQMPPLQNVLISKTWEDRMMGDSPFSAQIPNPNLKPERTISYEIGYRQMIGDNSAITVTGFYKEIKDLIQARNFGSKTEAAYPNNYESYENVDFGTVKGFDIIFDLRRTKNFAATLNYTLGFANGTGSDPQAQSRISWIQTENPKLVSPLDFDRRHVGSLNLDYRLPANEGPKLGDIFIFERTGINLLFSFTSGVPYTRSVIFNPFFGGVTEVPPAGGVNQAYTPWTSRIDLRVDRSFTAGPLNMTVSLYVLNALNSKNVFGNGYSAAGLAGTIYRGTGEADNSGWLSTREGQEWAGRYGQEAVDVFTAREHDPANYGIPRQLRLGLRIEY from the coding sequence ATGCTGAAGAAGTTACTGTTTATTCTTGTCGCACTGCTGGTGCCAGTTTTGCTGTTTGCACAGACCGGAAAAATTTCCGGTAAAATCGTTGACAGAGAAACAAAGGAACCATTAGTCAGTGCTAATGTCTCGGTCGATGGAACGACATTAGGAGCCGTTTCGGATATCGAAGGACATTTTATAATTTTAGGTGTTCCACCCGGAGCGTACGTGGTTAAATCCAGCTACGTCGGATATCAAACTATTACGATATCAAATGTTCGTGTGAGTACCGGTTTGACAACTGAATTAAATTTCGACTTGCCGCCCGAAGCAGTTCAGGTACCGCAGGTCGTAATTATAGCAGACCGACCGTTGGTAAAGAAAGACCAAACCAACACACTTCGCGTAACAACTGCAGATGAAATTAATACTCTCCCGATTCGCGGAACTGCAAACGTTGCAGCATTGCAAGCATCTGTTGTAAAGAACGAAGGATCTAACTTACTCTACATTCGTGGTGGTAGGTCTGAAGAAGTCAGCTATCTCGTTGACGGAGTTAGTGTGAACAATCCTCTTTCCGGAAACGCAAGTGCTGCATTCAATAACATAAACCAAAATGCGATTGAAGAACTCCAAATCCAAACCGGCGGTTTCAATGCCGAGTATGGGTCGGCAATGTCTGGTGTTATTAATTTGAACACCAAGCAAGGAAGTTCAAAATATACCGCAGCTGCTGAAGTTATCACAGATCATTATCAGAAAACAAAAGTTGGGAACACTTCTACATTTGGTCAGAGTATTTATACTTTTGCACTTGGTGGACCGGTAATACCCGATGATAATATGTTGACTTTCTATCTTACAGGCGAACGTCAATATTTGACAGATAATGATCCTCGTGCGATTGGCGGTTTCAAAGCCAATTCCACGACGAAAAGTTGGAACTGGAACGGAAAACTCGTATTCAGACCGATATCGACTTTAGATGTGAAGGTCGGCGGTATGATATATGATCGGTCAGGAAGCAACTGGGATAATTTACGACGATTCCGGAATGCAGATCATCAATTGAGATTTGATAATTCTACTATCTCCGCTTTCGCACGATTAACTCATAATATCGACCCGAATACTTTCTATGAAGTTCAATTCGGTTATTTTAATGAGAATATCAAACAAGGTGACGGTGTCTGGTTCGACGATCTGTTATCATACGGATCTACGGCAAAGAATCCTGCATTAACAAGCGTTGGAACAAATCCTGGCCGAGTGTTCAGCACAATCGATGCACTCGGTGCGGTAAACGACCAATTTTTAAAATCGAAATCTGAAATATTTACATACAAGGCAGATATAAACCGACAAGAAGGTGTTCATCTTCTCAAAGCCGGTTTTGAATACAGAGCTCACAAGATTAGACGCTATTCAGGAAATCCTATGGGGCTTGCAATTCCAAGTACCGGAGCAGATGCCGGTTGGGATGGTTACCGTAATAATAATTTCCAATATTACGGTTACACATTTGACGGCAAATCTGAGTACGATGGTGATGCAAGTGATGTGAATGATTTCTTCACCAATCGTAAAGAAGGACCCAAGACACCAGTTTATTTTGCCGGATATTTACAAGATAAAATTGAATTGTCTGACTTAGTATTGAACCTTGGTCTTCGTATGGATTATTTCAATGCGAATGAGCAAGTAGTAAAAGATCCGTATAATCCATTCGGAAAACGTGGTACAGTCGGTGGAGGTGTTTTTGGCGCCGATGATCTAGAAGATTCAAAAGGATTTACAGCCATAAGTCCTCGGTTTGGATTCTCATTCCCGGTAACAGACCGCGCGAATTTCCATGCTCAATACGGAACGTTCTTGCAAATGCCTCCACTACAAAATGTTTTAATAAGTAAGACATGGGAAGACAGGATGATGGGTGATTCTCCATTCTCCGCTCAAATCCCGAATCCTAATCTGAAACCTGAACGAACAATTTCTTACGAAATAGGATATCGTCAGATGATTGGCGATAATTCTGCAATCACTGTTACAGGTTTTTATAAAGAAATAAAAGACCTGATTCAAGCGCGCAATTTCGGTTCTAAAACAGAAGCCGCTTACCCGAATAATTACGAATCTTATGAAAATGTTGACTTCGGAACTGTGAAAGGTTTTGATATAATTTTCGATCTTAGACGAACTAAGAATTTTGCCGCAACTTTAAATTATACACTTGGATTTGCAAATGGAACTGGATCTGATCCTCAAGCCCAATCAAGGATTTCCTGGATACAAACAGAAAATCCAAAGTTGGTTTCCCCACTTGATTTTGATAGAAGACATGTCGGGTCTCTCAACTTAGACTATAGACTACCGGCTAATGAAGGTCCGAAGCTCGGAGATATTTTCATCTTTGAACGAACCGGTATAAATTTACTCTTCTCATTCACAAGCGGTGTTCCTTACACTCGGAGCGTGATATTTAATCCGTTCTTTGGCGGTGTAACAGAAGTTCCACCTGCAGGTGGAGTAAATCAAGCATACACCCCATGGACTTCTCGTATCGACCTTCGTGTTGACAGAAGTTTTACAGCAGGACCACTTAATATGACAGTATCGCTTTATGTCCTGAACGCTTTGAACTCAAAGAATGTATTTGGTAACGGATATTCTGCGGCTGGATTAGCCGGAACAATTTATCGTGGCACAGGCGAAGCAGATAATTCAGGATGGTTATCGACACGTGAAGGGCAAGAATGGGCCGGAAGATATGGCCAGGAAGCGGTTGATGTTTTTACGGCTCGTGAACATGATCCGGCAAATTACGGAATACCGCGACAATTGCGTCTTGGTTTACGGATTGAATATTAA
- the mazG gene encoding nucleoside triphosphate pyrophosphohydrolase → MVEKEFLKFVEITKRLRKECPWDKEQTHTSIRHSLIEETYEVVEALDNNDMNELKRELGDLLLHVVFHANIAEEKNEFTLTEVIDLISAKLIFRHPHIFGDTKVKDTDQIIHNWEKLKMKEGRESLMDGVPKELPALLRAHRLTDKAARVGFDWEKKEDAWKKVDEEMIELHQAIEQGDQEKVEEEFGDLLFAMVNYSRFIKVNPENALRQTVDKFISRFQYIEKRLKEMGKDIHSSSLEEMDGLWNEAKLLK, encoded by the coding sequence ATGGTTGAAAAAGAATTTTTAAAATTTGTTGAAATTACTAAACGACTGAGAAAAGAATGTCCATGGGACAAAGAGCAGACCCACACTTCAATAAGACACAGTTTGATTGAAGAGACTTACGAGGTGGTTGAAGCGCTTGATAATAACGATATGAATGAATTAAAGCGCGAGCTCGGCGATTTGCTTTTGCACGTTGTTTTCCACGCGAACATTGCAGAGGAAAAGAATGAATTCACACTCACAGAAGTAATCGACCTTATAAGCGCTAAACTTATCTTCCGGCACCCTCACATTTTCGGAGATACGAAGGTAAAAGATACAGACCAGATAATTCATAACTGGGAAAAATTGAAGATGAAAGAAGGACGGGAATCGTTGATGGACGGAGTTCCGAAAGAATTACCCGCACTTTTACGCGCTCATCGATTAACCGACAAAGCCGCCCGTGTTGGCTTTGATTGGGAGAAAAAAGAAGATGCTTGGAAAAAAGTTGATGAAGAGATGATTGAATTGCATCAGGCAATTGAACAGGGTGACCAAGAAAAGGTGGAAGAAGAATTTGGTGATCTGTTATTCGCGATGGTTAATTACTCCCGTTTTATAAAAGTCAACCCCGAAAATGCACTCAGGCAAACTGTTGATAAGTTTATTTCACGTTTTCAATATATTGAGAAACGATTAAAAGAGATGGGAAAAGATATTCACTCTTCGTCGTTGGAGGAGATGGATGGGCTGTGGAATGAGGCGAAACTTTTGAAATAA
- a CDS encoding alanine--glyoxylate aminotransferase family protein, protein MPKEPKQGRIYLFTPGPTPIPEKVMKRMAVPIIHHRSDEFRAVFKRVNANLQYLFQTSQPVLTLSSSGTGAMEATFVNLFSPGDKIISVNNGKFGERWVAMPRTFGLNVIELHYEWGDAPSPEDISNVLQQHPDAKAVYLVHCETSTGTYTDIRSISKIIHNESSALVCVDGVCSVGGMELRFDEWELDVCVTSSQKGLMVPPGLAFIALSDRAIESIKSSSIPKYYFDLNKALESYLKNDTPWTPAITLIQGLDASLEMIKEEGIESRWHHHSIRAEAVRAGVDSLGLKLFSRYPSDAVTTVILPPNIESKIFHDILRKKYSIYFAKGQGEYVDKIFRIAHIGFQDDKNVTIALKALSEVISRVGKGGKLS, encoded by the coding sequence ATGCCCAAAGAACCTAAACAGGGGAGAATATATTTATTTACACCCGGACCCACGCCGATCCCAGAAAAAGTGATGAAGAGGATGGCAGTACCAATCATTCACCACAGGAGTGATGAGTTTCGTGCTGTATTCAAGAGAGTGAATGCCAATCTTCAATACCTCTTCCAAACATCTCAACCCGTGTTAACGCTGTCATCATCAGGTACCGGTGCGATGGAAGCGACATTTGTCAACTTGTTCTCACCAGGTGATAAAATTATAAGTGTTAACAATGGAAAATTCGGGGAGCGATGGGTTGCGATGCCGAGAACTTTCGGTTTAAATGTTATTGAACTACATTATGAATGGGGAGATGCACCTTCACCAGAAGATATATCAAATGTTTTACAACAACATCCGGATGCTAAGGCAGTTTATCTCGTCCATTGCGAAACATCAACGGGGACATATACAGACATTCGTTCAATATCAAAAATAATTCACAATGAATCATCTGCTCTTGTTTGTGTGGATGGAGTTTGCTCTGTGGGTGGTATGGAGTTGAGATTTGATGAATGGGAGTTAGATGTTTGTGTAACATCATCACAAAAAGGTTTAATGGTTCCACCGGGTTTGGCTTTTATTGCGTTGAGCGATCGCGCGATTGAGTCGATAAAATCATCTTCAATTCCAAAATATTATTTTGATTTAAATAAAGCGCTCGAATCATATTTAAAAAATGATACACCTTGGACTCCGGCTATTACTTTGATACAAGGATTAGATGCATCGTTGGAGATGATTAAAGAAGAAGGAATCGAATCAAGATGGCATCATCACTCAATCCGAGCTGAAGCAGTTCGTGCGGGTGTTGATTCATTAGGATTGAAATTATTTTCGAGATATCCTTCTGATGCAGTGACTACAGTGATTTTACCTCCGAATATTGAATCAAAAATATTTCATGATATTCTCCGGAAAAAATATTCAATCTATTTCGCAAAGGGTCAAGGCGAATATGTAGATAAAATATTTCGGATCGCTCATATCGGTTTTCAGGATGATAAAAATGTAACTATCGCTCTTAAGGCATTATCGGAAGTAATTAGCCGTGTCGGAAAAGGGGGAAAATTATCATAA